In a genomic window of Leishmania infantum JPCM5 genome chromosome 1:
- a CDS encoding putative ubiquitin activating enzyme, producing the protein MSSQTPSRLAFTQASDALATLTSPSAQFATADFDPALKDWSFVKPLVVGAGGIGCELLHLLALSGFAHLTVIDMDLIELSNLNRQFLFTHSDIGKAKSTTAAAAVQARCPGVSVTAVVGCLEDQPDDFYRSFDAVLLAVDSIPARRWINRKVAEIAKRVVVPTPASASPPAARSTAPPEDAVAASTAQAPAVVYRVGDYVMEDAKLIIDTGTEGFEGHCRVIHMAHNRTPCIECEMYLYNDGATRATVPLCTLESVPRAPEHCVLYVQLKEWPEHHRHRRRRRSQGDDGDGAVAGGGCEEDSKDGDRDEPLDPDNAEHVRWVAERARARQAAFGIGGAPIDDLFTVGVIKNVVPAVGFTNAYVAGQAVTELMKWLTGCAPELNNYAFYNGATEAGVYTNVEPCRGAPMHGSGDVAGRCLVCEPRPVVAVDASAVSAVAFRDGLIELLAPDATAAAMLRRGIVLLVFQSASRLVEVPLPNAVKEAEAVKHESIASMLCAAGHEEFVTQWKDGARMATVECFGAADNARVSALVQWRGPPV; encoded by the coding sequence ATGTCGTCACAAacgccgtcgcggctggcCTTCACGCAGGCAAGCGACGCACTGGCAACGCTAACCAGCCCATCCGCCCAgttcgccaccgccgacttCGACCCTGCGCTGAAGGATTGGTCGTTTGTGAAGCCGCtggtcgtcggcgccggcggcatcggctGCGAGCTCCTACACCTCCTCGCCCTAAGCGGCTTCGCACACCTCACCGTGATCGACATGGATCTCATCGAACTGTCGAACTTGAATCGTCAGTTTCTCTTCACGCATAGCGACATCGGCAAGGCCAAGagcaccacggcagcggcggcggtgcaggcgcgATGCCCTGGAGTGTCCGTCACGGCAGTCGTCGGCTGTCTAGAGGATCAACCGGACGACTTCTACCGCAGCTTcgacgcggtgctgctcgctgtCGACTCGAttccggcgcggcgctggatCAACCGCAAAGTCGCCGAAATCGCCaagcgcgtcgtcgtcccTACCCCTgcgtccgcgtcgccgcccgcAGCACGGtcgacagcaccgccagaGGACGCAGTAGCAGCCTCCACGGCACAAGCACCGGCTGTAGTGTACCGCGTCGGCGACTACGTGATGGAAGACGCCAAGCTGATCATCGACACCGGCACGGAGGGCTTCGAAGGGCACTGTCGAGTCATTCACATGGCGCACAACCGCACCCCATGCATCGAGTGCGAGATGTACCTGTACAACGACGGTGCCACGCGGGCaacggtgccgctgtgcaCCCTCGAGTcggtgccgcgcgcgccggAGCACTGCGTTCTCTACGTGCAGCTGAAGGAGTGGCCAGAGCATCaccgccatcggcgccggcgtcgcagccaaggcgatgatggcgacggcgcagtcGCTGGTGGAGGGTGCGAGGAGGACAGCAAGGACGGCGACAGGGACGAGCCACTGGACCCCGACAACGCCGAGCACGTGCGCTGGGTCGCGGAACGAGCACGAGCGCGCCAGGCCGCGttcggcatcggcggcgctccGATCGATGACTTGTTCACGGTCGGGGTGATCAAGAACGTGGTGCCCGCCGTCGGCTTCACCAACGCATACGTGGCGGGGCAGGCTGTGACGGAGCTCATGAAGTGGTTGACGGGGTGTGCGCCGGAGTTGAACAACTACGCCTTTTACAACGGTGCCACCGAGGCGGGTGTGTACACGAACGTCGAGCCGTGCCGCGGAGCCCCgatgcacggcagcggcgacgtggcGGGTCGCTGTCTGGTCTGCGAGCCGCGTCCCGTCGTCGCGGTCGACGCGAGTGCCGTCAGCGCTGTCGCGTTCCGTGACGGGCTCAtcgagctgctcgcgccggatgccaccgcggcggcaatGCTGCGCAGGGGCATCGTCTTACTGGTCTTCCAGTCGGCGTCGAGGCTCGTGGAAGTGCCACTGCCGAACGCCGTCAAGGAAGCGGAAGCGGTGAAGCACGAGAGCATCGCCAGCatgctctgcgccgccggccaCGAGGAATTTGTGACGCAGTGGAAGGATGGTGCGCGCATGGCCACGGTGGAGTGCTTCGGCGCAGCCGACAACGCACGCGtgtcggcgctggtgcagtGGCGGGGGCCGCCTGTGTGA